A window of the Cannabis sativa cultivar Pink pepper isolate KNU-18-1 chromosome X, ASM2916894v1, whole genome shotgun sequence genome harbors these coding sequences:
- the LOC115714206 gene encoding serine/threonine-protein kinase STY46 isoform X4, with protein sequence MDLNVAESTIPGFEDELWAHFYRLPAGYALDVNAERAQDVLMHKKLLQLAHDPATRPAFEVRPVLVHLASDLGAQRIVETPWSYARKQSIQPQQAFDLSPDLRLAFEANQFSIQKLDHTMNSRPMHEITISTNDKPKLFCQLTSLLSEVGLNIQEAHAFSTIDGYSLDVFLVDGWALEETEQLKVTLAKKIPRIEHPRLNQFISPAGQPETGMKLIFNHAEICNDGSEVRDLDLRLLKFEKKIATGSYSDLYKGTFYNQDVAIKVFRTEHLNETIQREFAQEVDIMRKVQHKNVVKFIGASTKPPSLCIITEFMSGGSLYDFLKQSGVLPLQFLLRVAIDVSNGMNYLHQNNIIHRDLKAANLLMDENGVVKVSDFGVARVQPESGVMTAETGTYRWMAPEVIEHRPYDQKADVFSFGIMLWELLTGKLPYENLTPLQAAVGVVHKGLRPTIHEHTDPILVELMESCWQKEPSLRPPFSEILEILQCISNRISDPRVCKQKEKASPIIPAFMHGRGPSTK encoded by the exons ATGGACTTAAACGTGGCTGAGTCAACGATTCCTGGTTTCGAGGATGAACTCTGGGCTCATTTTTATCGTCTCCCTGCTGG GTATGCACTGGATGTCAATGCGGAGAGGGCACAAGATGTTCTTATGCACAAAAAATTACTCCAGTTGGCCCATGACCCTGCTACTAGACCTGCATTTGAAGTCCGTCCTGTCCTG GTTCATTTGGCTTCTGATCTAGGTGCACAAAGAATAGTGGAAACGCCATGGTCTTATGCAAGAAAACAGAG CATTCAACCTCAACAAGCCTTTGATTTGTCACCTGACCTAAGACTTGCTTTTGAAGCCAACCAATTCTCCATTCAAAAGTTGGATCATACTATGAATTCTCG GCCAATGCATGAGATTACAATTTCCACAAATGACAAACCGAAACTTTTTTGTCAG TTGACATCTTTACTGTCTGAAGTTGGGTTGAACATTCAAGAAGCACATGCCTTTTCGACTATAGATGGCTACTCTTTGGATGTTTTTCTTGTTGATGGTTGGGCACTTGAG GAAACTGAGCAGCTTAAAGTTACACTAGCAAAGAAAATACCAAGGATTGAG CATCCCAGGTTGAATCAGTTTATTTCTCCTGCTGGACAGCCAGAGACTGGAATGAAGCTGATATTCAATCATGCCGAGATCTGTAATGATGGATCTGAAGTCAGGGATTTGGATCTACGCTtgttaaaatttgaaaagaaaattgcAACTGGATCATATAGCGATTT GTACAAAGGTACTTTCTATAATCAAGATGTGGCTATAAAAGTTTTTAGGACTGAACACCTTAACGAAACTATTCAGAGGGAATTTGCACAAGAAGTTGATATCATGAG GAAAGTTCAGCACAAGAATGTAGTCAAATTTATTGGGGCGAGCACCAAACCTCCAAGCCTGTGCATCATAACTG AATTTATGTCTGGTGGAAGCTTATATGACTTTCTGAAACAAAGTGGTGTTTTGCCACTTCAGTTCTTGCTCAGAGTGGCAATTGATGTTTCCAATGGAATGAATTACTTGcaccaaaataatataattcacAGAGACCTCAAAGCTGCTAATCTTTTGATGGATGAAAATGGA GTTGTTAAGGTTTCAGATTTCGGTGTTGCTAGAGTGCAACCTGAGTCTGGCGTGATGACTGCAGAAACAGGAACATACCGTTGGATGGCTCCTGAG GTCATTGAACATAGACCCTATGATCAGAAAGCTGATGTTTTTAGCTTTGGGATCATGCTATGGGAGCTACTAACAGGGAAG CTTCCTTACGAGAACTTAACCCCATTACAAGCTGCGGTTGGCGTGGTTCACAAG GGCCTAAGGCCTACAATTCACGAGCATACTGATCCAATATTAGTGGAACTCATGGAAAGCTGCTGGCAGAAGGAACCATCTTTAAGACCTCCATTCTCAGAGATTCTTGAGATTTTGCAGTGCATTTCCAATAGG ATTAGTGATCCGAGGGTATGCAAGCAGAAGGAGAAGGCATCACCTATAATCCCAGCTTTTATGCATGGTCGAGGGCCAAGTACCAAATGA
- the LOC115714206 gene encoding serine/threonine-protein kinase STY46 isoform X8 has protein sequence MHKKLLQLAHDPATRPAFEVRPVLVHLASDLGAQRIVETPWSYARKQSIQPQQAFDLSPDLRLAFEANQFSIQKLDHTMNSRPMHEITISTNDKPKLFCQLTSLLSEVGLNIQEAHAFSTIDGYSLDVFLVDGWALEETEQLKVTLAKKIPRIEHPRLNQFISPAGQPETGMKLIFNHAEICNDGSEVRDLDLRLLKFEKKIATGSYSDLYKGTFYNQDVAIKVFRTEHLNETIQREFAQEVDIMRKVQHKNVVKFIGASTKPPSLCIITEFMSGGSLYDFLKQSGVLPLQFLLRVAIDVSNGMNYLHQNNIIHRDLKAANLLMDENGVVKVSDFGVARVQPESGVMTAETGTYRWMAPEVIEHRPYDQKADVFSFGIMLWELLTGKLPYENLTPLQAAVGVVHKGLRPTIHEHTDPILVELMESCWQKEPSLRPPFSEILEILQCISNRISDPRVCKQKEKASPIIPAFMHGRGPSTK, from the exons ATGCACAAAAAATTACTCCAGTTGGCCCATGACCCTGCTACTAGACCTGCATTTGAAGTCCGTCCTGTCCTG GTTCATTTGGCTTCTGATCTAGGTGCACAAAGAATAGTGGAAACGCCATGGTCTTATGCAAGAAAACAGAG CATTCAACCTCAACAAGCCTTTGATTTGTCACCTGACCTAAGACTTGCTTTTGAAGCCAACCAATTCTCCATTCAAAAGTTGGATCATACTATGAATTCTCG GCCAATGCATGAGATTACAATTTCCACAAATGACAAACCGAAACTTTTTTGTCAG TTGACATCTTTACTGTCTGAAGTTGGGTTGAACATTCAAGAAGCACATGCCTTTTCGACTATAGATGGCTACTCTTTGGATGTTTTTCTTGTTGATGGTTGGGCACTTGAG GAAACTGAGCAGCTTAAAGTTACACTAGCAAAGAAAATACCAAGGATTGAG CATCCCAGGTTGAATCAGTTTATTTCTCCTGCTGGACAGCCAGAGACTGGAATGAAGCTGATATTCAATCATGCCGAGATCTGTAATGATGGATCTGAAGTCAGGGATTTGGATCTACGCTtgttaaaatttgaaaagaaaattgcAACTGGATCATATAGCGATTT GTACAAAGGTACTTTCTATAATCAAGATGTGGCTATAAAAGTTTTTAGGACTGAACACCTTAACGAAACTATTCAGAGGGAATTTGCACAAGAAGTTGATATCATGAG GAAAGTTCAGCACAAGAATGTAGTCAAATTTATTGGGGCGAGCACCAAACCTCCAAGCCTGTGCATCATAACTG AATTTATGTCTGGTGGAAGCTTATATGACTTTCTGAAACAAAGTGGTGTTTTGCCACTTCAGTTCTTGCTCAGAGTGGCAATTGATGTTTCCAATGGAATGAATTACTTGcaccaaaataatataattcacAGAGACCTCAAAGCTGCTAATCTTTTGATGGATGAAAATGGA GTTGTTAAGGTTTCAGATTTCGGTGTTGCTAGAGTGCAACCTGAGTCTGGCGTGATGACTGCAGAAACAGGAACATACCGTTGGATGGCTCCTGAG GTCATTGAACATAGACCCTATGATCAGAAAGCTGATGTTTTTAGCTTTGGGATCATGCTATGGGAGCTACTAACAGGGAAG CTTCCTTACGAGAACTTAACCCCATTACAAGCTGCGGTTGGCGTGGTTCACAAG GGCCTAAGGCCTACAATTCACGAGCATACTGATCCAATATTAGTGGAACTCATGGAAAGCTGCTGGCAGAAGGAACCATCTTTAAGACCTCCATTCTCAGAGATTCTTGAGATTTTGCAGTGCATTTCCAATAGG ATTAGTGATCCGAGGGTATGCAAGCAGAAGGAGAAGGCATCACCTATAATCCCAGCTTTTATGCATGGTCGAGGGCCAAGTACCAAATGA
- the LOC115714206 gene encoding serine/threonine-protein kinase STY46 isoform X3 — translation MGDTESCSSRAADFSLTQNRQHKQKVHTYNEVLHRLMDLNVAESTIPGFEDELWAHFYRLPAGYALDVNAERAQDVLMHKKLLQLAHDPATRPAFEVRPVLVHLASDLGAQRIVETPWSYARKQSIQPQQAFDLSPDLRLAFEANQFSIQKLDHTMNSRPMHEITISTNDKPKLFCQLTSLLSEVGLNIQEAHAFSTIDGYSLDVFLVDGWALEETEQLKVTLAKKIPRIEHPRLNQFISPAGQPETGMKLIFNHAEICNDGSEVRDLDLRLLKFEKKIATGSYSDLKVQHKNVVKFIGASTKPPSLCIITEFMSGGSLYDFLKQSGVLPLQFLLRVAIDVSNGMNYLHQNNIIHRDLKAANLLMDENGVVKVSDFGVARVQPESGVMTAETGTYRWMAPEVIEHRPYDQKADVFSFGIMLWELLTGKLPYENLTPLQAAVGVVHKGLRPTIHEHTDPILVELMESCWQKEPSLRPPFSEILEILQCISNRISDPRVCKQKEKASPIIPAFMHGRGPSTK, via the exons ATGGGAGACACAGAGAGTTGTAGTAGCAGAGCCGCTGATTTTTCGTTGACTCAAAATCGACAGCACAAACAGAAAGTTCATACTTACAATGAAGTTCTTCATCGACTCATGGACTTAAACGTGGCTGAGTCAACGATTCCTGGTTTCGAGGATGAACTCTGGGCTCATTTTTATCGTCTCCCTGCTGG GTATGCACTGGATGTCAATGCGGAGAGGGCACAAGATGTTCTTATGCACAAAAAATTACTCCAGTTGGCCCATGACCCTGCTACTAGACCTGCATTTGAAGTCCGTCCTGTCCTG GTTCATTTGGCTTCTGATCTAGGTGCACAAAGAATAGTGGAAACGCCATGGTCTTATGCAAGAAAACAGAG CATTCAACCTCAACAAGCCTTTGATTTGTCACCTGACCTAAGACTTGCTTTTGAAGCCAACCAATTCTCCATTCAAAAGTTGGATCATACTATGAATTCTCG GCCAATGCATGAGATTACAATTTCCACAAATGACAAACCGAAACTTTTTTGTCAG TTGACATCTTTACTGTCTGAAGTTGGGTTGAACATTCAAGAAGCACATGCCTTTTCGACTATAGATGGCTACTCTTTGGATGTTTTTCTTGTTGATGGTTGGGCACTTGAG GAAACTGAGCAGCTTAAAGTTACACTAGCAAAGAAAATACCAAGGATTGAG CATCCCAGGTTGAATCAGTTTATTTCTCCTGCTGGACAGCCAGAGACTGGAATGAAGCTGATATTCAATCATGCCGAGATCTGTAATGATGGATCTGAAGTCAGGGATTTGGATCTACGCTtgttaaaatttgaaaagaaaattgcAACTGGATCATATAGCGATTT GAAAGTTCAGCACAAGAATGTAGTCAAATTTATTGGGGCGAGCACCAAACCTCCAAGCCTGTGCATCATAACTG AATTTATGTCTGGTGGAAGCTTATATGACTTTCTGAAACAAAGTGGTGTTTTGCCACTTCAGTTCTTGCTCAGAGTGGCAATTGATGTTTCCAATGGAATGAATTACTTGcaccaaaataatataattcacAGAGACCTCAAAGCTGCTAATCTTTTGATGGATGAAAATGGA GTTGTTAAGGTTTCAGATTTCGGTGTTGCTAGAGTGCAACCTGAGTCTGGCGTGATGACTGCAGAAACAGGAACATACCGTTGGATGGCTCCTGAG GTCATTGAACATAGACCCTATGATCAGAAAGCTGATGTTTTTAGCTTTGGGATCATGCTATGGGAGCTACTAACAGGGAAG CTTCCTTACGAGAACTTAACCCCATTACAAGCTGCGGTTGGCGTGGTTCACAAG GGCCTAAGGCCTACAATTCACGAGCATACTGATCCAATATTAGTGGAACTCATGGAAAGCTGCTGGCAGAAGGAACCATCTTTAAGACCTCCATTCTCAGAGATTCTTGAGATTTTGCAGTGCATTTCCAATAGG ATTAGTGATCCGAGGGTATGCAAGCAGAAGGAGAAGGCATCACCTATAATCCCAGCTTTTATGCATGGTCGAGGGCCAAGTACCAAATGA
- the LOC115714206 gene encoding serine/threonine-protein kinase STY46 isoform X2, whose product MGDTESCSSRAADFSLTQNRQHKQKVHTYNEVLHRLMDLNVAESTIPGFEDELWAHFYRLPAGYALDVNAERAQDVLMHKKLLQLAHDPATRPAFEVRPVLVHLASDLGAQRIVETPWSYARKQSIQPQQAFDLSPDLRLAFEANQFSIQKLDHTMNSRPMHEITISTNDKPKLFCQLTSLLSEVGLNIQEAHAFSTIDGYSLDVFLVDGWALEETEQLKVTLAKKIPRIEPETGMKLIFNHAEICNDGSEVRDLDLRLLKFEKKIATGSYSDLYKGTFYNQDVAIKVFRTEHLNETIQREFAQEVDIMRKVQHKNVVKFIGASTKPPSLCIITEFMSGGSLYDFLKQSGVLPLQFLLRVAIDVSNGMNYLHQNNIIHRDLKAANLLMDENGVVKVSDFGVARVQPESGVMTAETGTYRWMAPEVIEHRPYDQKADVFSFGIMLWELLTGKLPYENLTPLQAAVGVVHKGLRPTIHEHTDPILVELMESCWQKEPSLRPPFSEILEILQCISNRISDPRVCKQKEKASPIIPAFMHGRGPSTK is encoded by the exons ATGGGAGACACAGAGAGTTGTAGTAGCAGAGCCGCTGATTTTTCGTTGACTCAAAATCGACAGCACAAACAGAAAGTTCATACTTACAATGAAGTTCTTCATCGACTCATGGACTTAAACGTGGCTGAGTCAACGATTCCTGGTTTCGAGGATGAACTCTGGGCTCATTTTTATCGTCTCCCTGCTGG GTATGCACTGGATGTCAATGCGGAGAGGGCACAAGATGTTCTTATGCACAAAAAATTACTCCAGTTGGCCCATGACCCTGCTACTAGACCTGCATTTGAAGTCCGTCCTGTCCTG GTTCATTTGGCTTCTGATCTAGGTGCACAAAGAATAGTGGAAACGCCATGGTCTTATGCAAGAAAACAGAG CATTCAACCTCAACAAGCCTTTGATTTGTCACCTGACCTAAGACTTGCTTTTGAAGCCAACCAATTCTCCATTCAAAAGTTGGATCATACTATGAATTCTCG GCCAATGCATGAGATTACAATTTCCACAAATGACAAACCGAAACTTTTTTGTCAG TTGACATCTTTACTGTCTGAAGTTGGGTTGAACATTCAAGAAGCACATGCCTTTTCGACTATAGATGGCTACTCTTTGGATGTTTTTCTTGTTGATGGTTGGGCACTTGAG GAAACTGAGCAGCTTAAAGTTACACTAGCAAAGAAAATACCAAGGATTGAG CCAGAGACTGGAATGAAGCTGATATTCAATCATGCCGAGATCTGTAATGATGGATCTGAAGTCAGGGATTTGGATCTACGCTtgttaaaatttgaaaagaaaattgcAACTGGATCATATAGCGATTT GTACAAAGGTACTTTCTATAATCAAGATGTGGCTATAAAAGTTTTTAGGACTGAACACCTTAACGAAACTATTCAGAGGGAATTTGCACAAGAAGTTGATATCATGAG GAAAGTTCAGCACAAGAATGTAGTCAAATTTATTGGGGCGAGCACCAAACCTCCAAGCCTGTGCATCATAACTG AATTTATGTCTGGTGGAAGCTTATATGACTTTCTGAAACAAAGTGGTGTTTTGCCACTTCAGTTCTTGCTCAGAGTGGCAATTGATGTTTCCAATGGAATGAATTACTTGcaccaaaataatataattcacAGAGACCTCAAAGCTGCTAATCTTTTGATGGATGAAAATGGA GTTGTTAAGGTTTCAGATTTCGGTGTTGCTAGAGTGCAACCTGAGTCTGGCGTGATGACTGCAGAAACAGGAACATACCGTTGGATGGCTCCTGAG GTCATTGAACATAGACCCTATGATCAGAAAGCTGATGTTTTTAGCTTTGGGATCATGCTATGGGAGCTACTAACAGGGAAG CTTCCTTACGAGAACTTAACCCCATTACAAGCTGCGGTTGGCGTGGTTCACAAG GGCCTAAGGCCTACAATTCACGAGCATACTGATCCAATATTAGTGGAACTCATGGAAAGCTGCTGGCAGAAGGAACCATCTTTAAGACCTCCATTCTCAGAGATTCTTGAGATTTTGCAGTGCATTTCCAATAGG ATTAGTGATCCGAGGGTATGCAAGCAGAAGGAGAAGGCATCACCTATAATCCCAGCTTTTATGCATGGTCGAGGGCCAAGTACCAAATGA
- the LOC115714206 gene encoding serine/threonine-protein kinase STY46 isoform X1 translates to MGDTESCSSRAADFSLTQNRQHKQKVHTYNEVLHRLMDLNVAESTIPGFEDELWAHFYRLPAGYALDVNAERAQDVLMHKKLLQLAHDPATRPAFEVRPVLVHLASDLGAQRIVETPWSYARKQSIQPQQAFDLSPDLRLAFEANQFSIQKLDHTMNSRPMHEITISTNDKPKLFCQLTSLLSEVGLNIQEAHAFSTIDGYSLDVFLVDGWALEETEQLKVTLAKKIPRIEHPRLNQFISPAGQPETGMKLIFNHAEICNDGSEVRDLDLRLLKFEKKIATGSYSDLYKGTFYNQDVAIKVFRTEHLNETIQREFAQEVDIMRKVQHKNVVKFIGASTKPPSLCIITEFMSGGSLYDFLKQSGVLPLQFLLRVAIDVSNGMNYLHQNNIIHRDLKAANLLMDENGVVKVSDFGVARVQPESGVMTAETGTYRWMAPEVIEHRPYDQKADVFSFGIMLWELLTGKLPYENLTPLQAAVGVVHKGLRPTIHEHTDPILVELMESCWQKEPSLRPPFSEILEILQCISNRISDPRVCKQKEKASPIIPAFMHGRGPSTK, encoded by the exons ATGGGAGACACAGAGAGTTGTAGTAGCAGAGCCGCTGATTTTTCGTTGACTCAAAATCGACAGCACAAACAGAAAGTTCATACTTACAATGAAGTTCTTCATCGACTCATGGACTTAAACGTGGCTGAGTCAACGATTCCTGGTTTCGAGGATGAACTCTGGGCTCATTTTTATCGTCTCCCTGCTGG GTATGCACTGGATGTCAATGCGGAGAGGGCACAAGATGTTCTTATGCACAAAAAATTACTCCAGTTGGCCCATGACCCTGCTACTAGACCTGCATTTGAAGTCCGTCCTGTCCTG GTTCATTTGGCTTCTGATCTAGGTGCACAAAGAATAGTGGAAACGCCATGGTCTTATGCAAGAAAACAGAG CATTCAACCTCAACAAGCCTTTGATTTGTCACCTGACCTAAGACTTGCTTTTGAAGCCAACCAATTCTCCATTCAAAAGTTGGATCATACTATGAATTCTCG GCCAATGCATGAGATTACAATTTCCACAAATGACAAACCGAAACTTTTTTGTCAG TTGACATCTTTACTGTCTGAAGTTGGGTTGAACATTCAAGAAGCACATGCCTTTTCGACTATAGATGGCTACTCTTTGGATGTTTTTCTTGTTGATGGTTGGGCACTTGAG GAAACTGAGCAGCTTAAAGTTACACTAGCAAAGAAAATACCAAGGATTGAG CATCCCAGGTTGAATCAGTTTATTTCTCCTGCTGGACAGCCAGAGACTGGAATGAAGCTGATATTCAATCATGCCGAGATCTGTAATGATGGATCTGAAGTCAGGGATTTGGATCTACGCTtgttaaaatttgaaaagaaaattgcAACTGGATCATATAGCGATTT GTACAAAGGTACTTTCTATAATCAAGATGTGGCTATAAAAGTTTTTAGGACTGAACACCTTAACGAAACTATTCAGAGGGAATTTGCACAAGAAGTTGATATCATGAG GAAAGTTCAGCACAAGAATGTAGTCAAATTTATTGGGGCGAGCACCAAACCTCCAAGCCTGTGCATCATAACTG AATTTATGTCTGGTGGAAGCTTATATGACTTTCTGAAACAAAGTGGTGTTTTGCCACTTCAGTTCTTGCTCAGAGTGGCAATTGATGTTTCCAATGGAATGAATTACTTGcaccaaaataatataattcacAGAGACCTCAAAGCTGCTAATCTTTTGATGGATGAAAATGGA GTTGTTAAGGTTTCAGATTTCGGTGTTGCTAGAGTGCAACCTGAGTCTGGCGTGATGACTGCAGAAACAGGAACATACCGTTGGATGGCTCCTGAG GTCATTGAACATAGACCCTATGATCAGAAAGCTGATGTTTTTAGCTTTGGGATCATGCTATGGGAGCTACTAACAGGGAAG CTTCCTTACGAGAACTTAACCCCATTACAAGCTGCGGTTGGCGTGGTTCACAAG GGCCTAAGGCCTACAATTCACGAGCATACTGATCCAATATTAGTGGAACTCATGGAAAGCTGCTGGCAGAAGGAACCATCTTTAAGACCTCCATTCTCAGAGATTCTTGAGATTTTGCAGTGCATTTCCAATAGG ATTAGTGATCCGAGGGTATGCAAGCAGAAGGAGAAGGCATCACCTATAATCCCAGCTTTTATGCATGGTCGAGGGCCAAGTACCAAATGA
- the LOC115714206 gene encoding serine/threonine-protein kinase STY46 isoform X5 — protein sequence MGDTESCSSRAADFSLTQNRQHKQKVHTYNEVLHRLMDLNVAESTIPGFEDELWAHFYRLPAGYALDVNAERAQDVLMHKKLLQLAHDPATRPAFEVRPVLVHLASDLGAQRIVETPWSYARKQSIQPQQAFDLSPDLRLAFEANQFSIQKLDHTMNSRPMHEITISTNDKPKLFCQLTSLLSEVGLNIQEAHAFSTIDGYSLDVFLVDGWALEETEQLKVTLAKKIPRIEHPRLNQFISPAGQPETGMKLIFNHAEICNDGSEVRDLDLRLLKFEKKIATGSYSDLYKGTFYNQDVAIKVFRTEHLNETIQREFAQEVDIMRKVQHKNVVKFIGASTKPPSLCIITEFMSGGSLYDFLKQSGVLPLQFLLRVAIDVSNGMNYLHQNNIIHRDLKAANLLMDENGVVKVSDFGVARVQPESGVMTAETGTYRWMAPEVIEHRPYDQKADVFSFGIMLWELLTGKLPYENLTPLQAAVGVVHKFGNNQKLVQIFENATNIQSQNSET from the exons ATGGGAGACACAGAGAGTTGTAGTAGCAGAGCCGCTGATTTTTCGTTGACTCAAAATCGACAGCACAAACAGAAAGTTCATACTTACAATGAAGTTCTTCATCGACTCATGGACTTAAACGTGGCTGAGTCAACGATTCCTGGTTTCGAGGATGAACTCTGGGCTCATTTTTATCGTCTCCCTGCTGG GTATGCACTGGATGTCAATGCGGAGAGGGCACAAGATGTTCTTATGCACAAAAAATTACTCCAGTTGGCCCATGACCCTGCTACTAGACCTGCATTTGAAGTCCGTCCTGTCCTG GTTCATTTGGCTTCTGATCTAGGTGCACAAAGAATAGTGGAAACGCCATGGTCTTATGCAAGAAAACAGAG CATTCAACCTCAACAAGCCTTTGATTTGTCACCTGACCTAAGACTTGCTTTTGAAGCCAACCAATTCTCCATTCAAAAGTTGGATCATACTATGAATTCTCG GCCAATGCATGAGATTACAATTTCCACAAATGACAAACCGAAACTTTTTTGTCAG TTGACATCTTTACTGTCTGAAGTTGGGTTGAACATTCAAGAAGCACATGCCTTTTCGACTATAGATGGCTACTCTTTGGATGTTTTTCTTGTTGATGGTTGGGCACTTGAG GAAACTGAGCAGCTTAAAGTTACACTAGCAAAGAAAATACCAAGGATTGAG CATCCCAGGTTGAATCAGTTTATTTCTCCTGCTGGACAGCCAGAGACTGGAATGAAGCTGATATTCAATCATGCCGAGATCTGTAATGATGGATCTGAAGTCAGGGATTTGGATCTACGCTtgttaaaatttgaaaagaaaattgcAACTGGATCATATAGCGATTT GTACAAAGGTACTTTCTATAATCAAGATGTGGCTATAAAAGTTTTTAGGACTGAACACCTTAACGAAACTATTCAGAGGGAATTTGCACAAGAAGTTGATATCATGAG GAAAGTTCAGCACAAGAATGTAGTCAAATTTATTGGGGCGAGCACCAAACCTCCAAGCCTGTGCATCATAACTG AATTTATGTCTGGTGGAAGCTTATATGACTTTCTGAAACAAAGTGGTGTTTTGCCACTTCAGTTCTTGCTCAGAGTGGCAATTGATGTTTCCAATGGAATGAATTACTTGcaccaaaataatataattcacAGAGACCTCAAAGCTGCTAATCTTTTGATGGATGAAAATGGA GTTGTTAAGGTTTCAGATTTCGGTGTTGCTAGAGTGCAACCTGAGTCTGGCGTGATGACTGCAGAAACAGGAACATACCGTTGGATGGCTCCTGAG GTCATTGAACATAGACCCTATGATCAGAAAGCTGATGTTTTTAGCTTTGGGATCATGCTATGGGAGCTACTAACAGGGAAG CTTCCTTACGAGAACTTAACCCCATTACAAGCTGCGGTTGGCGTGGTTCACAAG TTTGGTAATAATCAGAAACTGGTCCAAATATTTGAGAATGCAACAAATATTCAATCTCAAAACAGTGAGACGTAA